The Brachypodium distachyon strain Bd21 chromosome 4, Brachypodium_distachyon_v3.0, whole genome shotgun sequence nucleotide sequence AAGAAGGACACGGGGGTGTGTGGCTTTAGGGGGTGAGGAAGGAAACTGTTCCTAGTTTAAGGAAGGGAGCCAATTATGCCAGagtgattaaaaaaaataggggACACGTGTGTGGCTAGGACCGTGGGGCTAGACAGAGAGGGGTCACCGGGAACTTTGGCGGCGGAGTACCCTGTTTCTGGCTGGGCCGAAGGGCCAAATACCCCGAACCCGTTTCCGGCTCACCCTTGCCGGCCCAGTCTGTTCTGAGGCAGAGAGCGACCCCAATTCCCCTCTGCCAACGCCCGCGCTCCGCCTCCCCAGATTGGACGCAGCTTCCACCGGATCTACTAACCACAATCTTTGGGGAGCTAGAgatcctcgacctcctccACTCAGGCGCCGTCTGCACGTCATGGCACTCCGCGTACTCCAccttccgccgcctccgcctcccgtcccCGAAGCAACCCCCGTGCCTTCTATACGCGAGCGCCGCCTGCGGACCCGACGCGGCCTCTCTGCACTTCCCTTCCACCAGCGCCACCTTCAGGACTCCTGAGCCCCCCCTCCGCTTCGGCAGCCTGCAGCTGGCCGGATCGGGGCACGGCTGGCCGGTGGCCGCCGACGAGGTCAGCAacctccacctcctcaacCCAATCACCGGCGGCCACGTCGCGCTCCCGCCCATCACGGAGATGCGAGGCGTCGAGAGCTCCttggacgacgagggagacCTCGCCTACACCTTCACCGACTTCAGTGCACCCGCGGAGGAAGACCCGTTCAGCCTCCCCGCGGTCGAGGCGCGGGAGACCATGTACCACCGGGCAGTTCTCTCCTGCAGCCCCTCCGCTGGCAGCGCGTGTGTCGTTCTCCTCATCCACATGCCGCTCGCCGAGCTCTCCTTCGCCAGGGTCGGCGACGAGCGGTGGACGGCATTGGCCGAGTGCACGGGCCTCCAGAGGCGCAACTTCCACAGCAATGCCGCCTACAACGCGGCTGACGGCCTGTTCTACGTCCTGAGCTACGATGGTTCCATGCACACCTTGGATCTGAACGGGCCTTCTCCGGTGGCAACCAAGATCATCCCCGGGTCCAAGTTTGATCAGCCTTTCAGTTCTTACCTTGTCCAGACGCCATGGGGCGACCTCTTGCAAGCGTGGAGATTCAGGAAATATCTCTGTCCGCCCACGCCTTGAGAGTGGGAGGACGATGACCCACGAGCGGAGCTCAACACGACTGAGCTGCGGCTCTACAAGGTTGATGCCCATGGACAGAAGCTAGTGAAGGTGGACAGTGTGGGAGATCATGCCCTTTTCCTCGGTTATAATGGTTCAATGTGCCTCCCAATCAAGGATTTTCCCTGGTTGAGGCCAAACTGTGCCTACATTACCAATGATTCATTTGAATATATCATGTGCTGCAAATCCAGCAAGCGGGAAATCGGTGTGTGGAGCATTCAAAACCAGAATTTGCATAACCTTGGTGGCACTTCACCTCCCTGGTTGAATTGGCCGACGCCCATCTGGATAGTGCCCTCCCTTTTGTAGGGAGAGGATTTGATTTGCTCCCTGATAGCAAGATTTGTTGTGTTGTATGTTTGTGAATGAATTATTATCTCTTTTTCTAGAATATGAATGAACTATTATCTCTGAACCTACATTGATCTCTACCTTATTTGCATTGTGGTACTTTGCTCCCTGATAGCAAGATTGGTTATGTTGTATgttttcaaatgaattgttatCTCTGAACATGCGTTCATTTCTACCTTCTTGCACTTTGTTTATGTAGCCGTACTTTTCTATAAGTTGAATGTTTGACAGTACTGGGAAGAAGGTTtctcagaaaagaaaaaagtgccatttaagaAGATGCAACATGTGTTCAAATTAAAATATGATAAATTGTTTTGAAATCTGGAAGATGTAAAGCTGGTGTTCAACAGTTGTGATACGAATGTATGATCTTGTGTCAGTTCCTCTTTCCTGCTTCACTATTGCTTTAGGTTCAGGAGTTGATCAGTACTGTTCGCTCTTGCTTTCCTGAAGCCTCATCTTTTTTTAGCCGTTTCCCGTTTTCCACTTGTGAGATGAAGGTGGTTGAAGAAGGGACTGGTCTAACATGGAAGAGATGCCAGGTTTCAGCACACAAAGGAATGTTGAGGATGGAATAGCCAGCTGGTAACTTCTGCAATTGTAACAGTAGTTAGATTCTTGGTTGCAGTTGTCTGTTCGTTGAAGTACCTAATGCTATTACTGAAACCTCTGATTCTTGATTGTATTGTTCACATGATATCACCTCTCTGATTCTCTTATTTTGTATTAGATCAGTGGCCATGCTTATTTCTTCTTGCGTTTGCATCTCTCAATCT carries:
- the LOC100824724 gene encoding putative F-box protein At5g55150; this encodes MENCSGATTALLVNLRVSSWFCPVYSTVTDYDVYMTRFVVYTFIKTEYIVCKFCDRGARQRGVTGNFGGGVPCFWLGRRAKYPEPVSGSPLPAQSVLRQRATPIPLCQRPRSASPDWTQLPPDLLTTIFGELEILDLLHSGAVCTSWHSAYSTFRRLRLPSPKQPPCLLYASAACGPDAASLHFPSTSATFRTPEPPLRFGSLQLAGSGHGWPVAADEVSNLHLLNPITGGHVALPPITEMRGVESSLDDEGDLAYTFTDFSAPAEEDPFSLPAVEARETMYHRAVLSCSPSAGSACVVLLIHMPLAELSFARVGDERWTALAECTGLQRRNFHSNAAYNAADGLFYVLSYDGSMHTLDLNGPSPVATKIIPGSKFDQPFSSYLVQTPWGDLLQAWRFRKYLCPPTP